From Scomber japonicus isolate fScoJap1 chromosome 22, fScoJap1.pri, whole genome shotgun sequence, one genomic window encodes:
- the LOC128383552 gene encoding lactose-binding lectin l-2-like, producing the protein MLFLFLFLFGLALGTESPSSDRPVELRRGHCPPFWFSFNGRCYKYVSTDKTWSEAELHCVSERANLVSIHSQEEQDFVKFLIKNSDHAEGHTWIGLSDHHKEGRWMWSDGSAVNFVFWNPREPNNQGGHENCVHNNFDTGMKWNDGRCSDVHPSVCAFRKDCH; encoded by the coding sequence ATgctcttcctgttcctcttcttgTTTGGTCTGGCTCTGGGGACCGAGTCTCCTTCAAGTGACCGTCCAGTGGAGTTACGGCGTGGTCACTGTCCCCCGTTCTGGTTCAGCTTCAACGGCCGCTGCTACAAGTACGTCTCCACAGATAAGACCTGGTCTGAAGCAGAGCTCCACTGTGTGTCAGAAAGGGCCAATCTGGTTTCTATCCACAGTCAGGAAGAACAGGACTTTGTCAAATTCCTGATCAAGAACTCTGACCATGCTGAGGGACATACCTGGATCGGACTCAGTGACCACCACAAGGAAGGCAGATGGATGTGGTCTGATGGCTCTGCAGTCAACTTTGTCTTTTGGAATCCACGAGAGCCAAACAACCAGGGAGGACACGAGAACTGTGTTCACAACAACTTTGATACTGGAATGAAATGGAATGACGGCAGGTGTTCTGACGTTCATCCGTCTGTTTGTGCTTTTCGGAAAGACTGTCACTAG